One genomic region from Gossypium hirsutum isolate 1008001.06 chromosome D13, Gossypium_hirsutum_v2.1, whole genome shotgun sequence encodes:
- the LOC107919927 gene encoding coiled-coil domain-containing protein 22 homolog — MDQGCSLLKAKKKKMEESQEILLKSLSSFGISIPENVSSFSELTPTTLISLCCQSLNILGNNDDDDENHFSFPISVEDSVSIADKFKICSDVSLAFKNLGYLGDMNYYKFLYPSEEDLHKLVRFLVEKLSTSSEAVKFSGEKDVGLRQEFKEDNFGKVSESVTQNSDNEEVDQNLQKVEAILKDLRVDELLESSEFKAGDAAVVHDPLRVHDILQDELFSESTAEVVDSSGASRHEETAHQKDEHVSTCPKETNSKIQYEEEDLLCQEKALKEELRANTLQMQHLEEEFELWKAAADMAFDENHPMEFFPEQLNKRIDAKKHNILELELLWDAVRKPIEEKKRSLEEHLYANIPEAQEKLQKLREIELETQLTSSEIRKREEEHLKLAADLKKQPEVASRRSYIERIKEITKNSGKLDSDIERILRDTRTLQLESNSIQESLHRTYAVIDEIVFREAKKDTDRGQAYRLLTSIHDSFEQISEKILTTDRIRREIADLEKKLAGVSSRSLNEDKLQADLDAIMKENEYLEQQIQYD; from the exons ATGGATCAGGGCTGCTCATTGctcaaagccaaaaaaaaaaaaatggaagagtCTCAAGAGATTCTGCTAAAATCTTTAAGCAGTTTCGGCATTTCGATCCCGGAGAATGTTTCGTCGTTTAGCGAATTAACTCCGACGACGTTGATTTCCCTCTGCTGCCAATCACTTAACATCCTCGGAAACAACGATGACGACGATGAAAACCACTTCTCCTTCCCCATTTCAGTTGAAGATTCTGTCTCCATCGCGGACAAGTTCAAGATCTGTTCCGACGTCTCACTGGCTTTTAAGAATCTGGGTTATCTTGGTGACATGAACTATTACAAG TTCTTGTATCCATCAGAAGAGGACTTACATAAGTTGGTAAGGTTTTTGGTGGAGAAGCTTTCTACTTCATCTGAAGCTGTAAAATTTTCTGGGGAAAAGGATGTTGGACTGAGACAGGAATTCAAGGAGGATAACTTCGGGAAAGTTTCTGAATCTGTTACACAGAATTCAGATAATGAAGAGGTTGATCAGAATCTTCAAAAGGTTGAAGCTATCTTGAAAGATCTTAGAGTAGATGAACTATTGGAATCATCCGAGTTCAAGGCTGGGGATGCAGCTGTTGTCCATGACCCTCTTAGGGTGCATGATATACTGCAGGATGAGCTATTTAGCGAGTCTACTGCCGAAGTTGTGGATTCAAGTGGTGCATCCAGACATGAGGAAACTGCACATCAGAAAGATGAACATGTTTCAACCTGTCCCAAGGAGACAAACTCCAAG ATACAATATGAAGAGGAAGACTTGCTATGTCAAGAAAAAGCACTAAAGGAGGAATTAAGAGCAAACACTTTGCAAATGCAGCATCTTGAGGAAGAGTTTGAATTGTGGAAGGCGGCAGCAGATATGGCATTTGATGAAAATCATCCTATGGAGTTTTTCCCGGAGCAACTTAACAAACGGATTGATGCCAAAAAGCATAATATTCTCGAATTGGAGTTGTTGTG GGATGCTGTCCGAAAACCtattgaagagaaaaaaagaagtctTGAGGAACATCTATATGCAAACATTCCGGAGGCTCAAGAGAAACTCCAAAAGTTAAGAGAAATCGAGCTAGAAACACAATTGACCTCATCTGAAATTAGAAAAAG GGAGGAGGAACACTTGAAACTTGCCGCAGACCTCAAGAAGCAGCCCGAGGTGGCATCTCGGAGATCCTATATTGAGCGGATAAAAGAGATTACAAAAAACAGTGGCAAACTCGATTCTGACATAGAACGAATCTTAAGAGATACTAGGACACTCCAATTAGAAAGCAATTCCATTCAGGAGAGCCTTCATCGCACCTATGCTGTCATAGATGAAATTGTCTTCAG AGAAGCAAAGAAAGACACAGACCGGGGACAAGCTTATAGACTGCTCACAAGCATCCATGATAGCTTTGAGCAAATCTCTGAGAAAATTCTCACGACTGACAGAATTCGAAGAGAAATAGCTGATCTTGAAAAGAAACTAGCAGGCGTGTCTTCCCGAAGCTTAAATGAAGACAAGCTACAAGCTGACCTTGACGCCATTATGAAGGAAAATGAGTATCTGGAGCAGCAAATCCAATACGATTGA